The DNA window CCATCCCCGTCAGCCTGGGCAAACCCGGCTACGAGAGCTGGTCCGGCACCATGATCGCCCAGGAGAAGGTGCCCGACATGATCATGGACTCCGCCACCATCGGCCAGCCGGGCCTGTACCGCTCACGCACCAGGTGGAACGTCCGCATGACCTACAGCGGCATGTTCTTCCACGCCGCCCCCTGGTCCGTCGGCGACCAGGGCCACCGCAACGTCAGCCACGGATGCGTCAACGCCAGCACCGGCCACGCCCGCTGGTTCTACAACTTCACCCAGCGCGGCGACATCATCAAGGTCGTCGGCACCTCGCACAAGCTCCAGTTCGGCAACGGGCCCAACCCGTGGGCCAAGTCATGGGCGGAATGGCAGGCGGGCAGCGCCCTCCACACGCCGGGCGACCAGGACAGGCCGAGCGACGCCTGACCGCCCGCCCACCGGGACCCGTCCGCGCACTGACCGGTCCCGGTGCCCGGCCCCCTCGACCCCCCGCACGCCCCCGGCAGAGTGCCCCAAGTGCCCTCACTTTCTCTTTTACGAAGTGCGCACCCCTTGGTCATCATTTGGCCTAGTCTTTGTGATCCTATGGATCACAACCACCACACCAAGCTCAAAACTGCCGCTCTGGCACTCGCGGTCGCCGCGACCTCCCAGGTGTTCACCTTCCCCGGCGTCGCGAACGCATCGGCCAGCTCCCGAACCACCTCGGTGACGCAGGCCCAGCAGACCGCCACCACGAACACCACCGCCCTGAACAAGGGACTCGCCACCAACAACCGGATCTACCGGACCGGCCGCCTGGCCCAGGTCAACTGCAACCCCGGCTCCCTCCCGACCGGCAGCACCAGCGCCTACCGGCGCTTCCTGACCCGCGTCACCGACTGCCTCAACAGGGCATGGGCCACCCAGTTCCGCAAGGCCGGCATGCCCTTCTCCAAGCCACGCCTGCGCATCATCACCCGCAAGGTCGGCAACGCCTGCGGCGGCTGGGCCACCGGCGCCGCCGGCTTCTACTGCTCCGGCGACCGCACCATGTACATGCTCATCACCAAGCGGGAACTACGCCAGCCGTTCCCCCTCGGAATCGCCCGCCTCATGGCCCACGAGTACGGCCACCACGTCCAGAACATCTCCAAGATCTGGAACTACTACGCCGCGGCCAACGCCAGAGCCGGCAAGGCCCAACGCCTCCAGCTCTCCCGCAACTCCGAACTCCAGGCCGAGTGCTTCTCCGCCGTCTTCATGTCCACCCAGCGCGGCGGATCCCTCTTCACCGAACAGGAGTGGGACGGCACCGTGGAATGGTTCCGCCAGAACGGCGCCAAGGCCTGGCCGCAGAACGACCACGGCCGCGGACCCACCCAGGCCGCCTGGATGACCCGCGGCTACAACAGCGGCTCACCCGGCGCCTGCAACACCTGGGCAGCCTCCCCCCGCACCACCACCTGACCCGACCCACCCCCACCGCGCCCGGCCGACCCTCCACCGGCCGGGCGCACCCGTTTCACCAAACGTCAAACATTCCTCAACCCCGGCGCCCTACAGTCCTCACATGGTCAACATCGGCTTACCCGAGATCATCCTCACCCTCCTCATCCCCGCCGTCCTGCTGTGGGTCATCATCTACACCGCCGTACGCACCGCCATCCGCCACAGCGACAACTCACGCACTCGCTGAACCAAAGGG is part of the Nonomuraea coxensis DSM 45129 genome and encodes:
- a CDS encoding neutral zinc metallopeptidase, with product MDHNHHTKLKTAALALAVAATSQVFTFPGVANASASSRTTSVTQAQQTATTNTTALNKGLATNNRIYRTGRLAQVNCNPGSLPTGSTSAYRRFLTRVTDCLNRAWATQFRKAGMPFSKPRLRIITRKVGNACGGWATGAAGFYCSGDRTMYMLITKRELRQPFPLGIARLMAHEYGHHVQNISKIWNYYAAANARAGKAQRLQLSRNSELQAECFSAVFMSTQRGGSLFTEQEWDGTVEWFRQNGAKAWPQNDHGRGPTQAAWMTRGYNSGSPGACNTWAASPRTTT